In the genome of Vibrio sp. NTOU-M3, one region contains:
- a CDS encoding multidrug transporter: MLFGTAAFAADPVGPEYSSAASAFFEESTVTGAINFWMRDRTRADFDVATGEQTGKTPNLDHGSVYVSLGFHSGYVADTVGLDLNVYSTFDMWNNASPDHEMNFWGVDNPYDMNPTQSSGCTGEWDSGCTDNGAAIQTAAVKFKFGDSITAKAGYFQPSVPTAMGVNWSYAAGTYTGGEIGGTFGDLAVGLVYADEYRAPWFQDSYGFRDGQNEDAGDAYSIGARYNFSDATSLDFAYAGLTKGDRQNAHIKLKHNTDNGWYLSPQLYVIDDNDQYDSTAFQLAFLSSKSVGQYNFRLESTYTSADSSDTRGNTGNFAYRLTEKYGGSNGAYDIWWNNRSDFNHDGEIGFFGQMSRDFSDLGAPGFSAGINGVYAFGAEAEGFDELVEYSGSVFANYAIQGGALKGAHVGMYYTRYVNDANTPNWTGYSNAFQDENDLKVTLVIPFTIK, translated from the coding sequence ATGCTATTTGGTACGGCAGCATTTGCTGCGGATCCAGTAGGACCAGAATACTCATCTGCAGCTTCTGCATTTTTCGAAGAATCCACTGTAACGGGTGCGATTAACTTCTGGATGCGTGATCGTACACGTGCGGATTTTGATGTGGCGACAGGTGAGCAAACAGGCAAAACACCAAACTTAGATCATGGCTCGGTATATGTATCATTAGGCTTCCATTCTGGTTATGTTGCAGACACGGTTGGTCTGGATCTAAACGTCTACTCAACGTTTGATATGTGGAATAACGCTTCTCCTGACCATGAAATGAACTTCTGGGGTGTCGATAATCCATATGACATGAATCCAACTCAATCTAGTGGTTGTACTGGTGAATGGGATTCAGGTTGTACTGACAACGGCGCAGCAATCCAAACGGCGGCAGTTAAGTTTAAATTCGGTGATTCAATCACAGCTAAAGCAGGTTACTTCCAACCAAGCGTACCAACAGCGATGGGCGTGAACTGGTCTTATGCTGCGGGTACTTACACTGGTGGTGAAATTGGCGGTACATTCGGTGATTTGGCTGTTGGTCTAGTATATGCAGACGAATACCGCGCACCATGGTTCCAAGACAGCTATGGCTTCCGTGACGGTCAGAATGAAGATGCTGGTGATGCGTACTCTATTGGTGCACGTTACAACTTCTCTGATGCAACATCGCTTGATTTCGCTTATGCGGGCCTAACAAAAGGCGACCGTCAAAATGCGCACATCAAACTCAAACACAACACGGATAATGGTTGGTACCTATCGCCACAACTTTACGTAATTGATGATAACGACCAATACGATAGCACGGCATTCCAGCTTGCATTCCTATCATCTAAATCTGTTGGTCAGTACAACTTCCGCCTAGAAAGTACTTATACCTCTGCTGACTCTTCAGACACACGTGGTAACACAGGTAACTTCGCTTACCGTTTGACGGAGAAATACGGCGGTTCTAACGGTGCATACGATATTTGGTGGAACAACCGTTCAGACTTCAACCACGATGGTGAAATTGGCTTCTTTGGTCAAATGAGCCGTGACTTCTCTGACCTAGGTGCTCCTGGCTTTAGTGCAGGTATCAACGGTGTTTACGCTTTTGGTGCTGAAGCAGAAGGCTTTGATGAGCTGGTTGAATACTCTGGTAGTGTATTTGCCAACTACGCTATCCAAGGTGGTGCGTTGAAAGGTGCGCATGTGGGCATGTACTACACGCGTTACGTGAACGATGCGAATACACCAAACTGGACTGGCTATTCAAACGCATTCCAAGACGAGAACGACTTGAAAGTGACATTAGTGATTCCATTCACAATCAAGTAA